The region AAGTCGGGCAGGTAAGTTCCATAAGGCGCTCCTTAATTTTTCACGGGGTTTATCATACACCGCTGGCGACAAAAAACTCGCCTGCAGACGGGTTAAGTGCCGCGTCAGGTTTGGTTTGCTATTCGCCCACCATCACGAAGCGGGAGCTCTCGAATGCCTGATAAACCCGCTGAGAAGGAAATGCCGGGAATGTCGCCCGTTGCGCTGCGGTTTTCAGCGCTGCACAGTAAGCTCTATTCCCTTCCCTCGTCTCGATATTGTTCAGTTTGCCATCATAGGCAAATTCCAGATGTAAGCGGCATTTTTTCCCTTTCCATTCAGAACGATCGGCAAGCCGTGATTCGATAGCGTTTTTTATCGCGCGGGCCTGTTTCCCGTACTCATCCTGATCGGTAAAGCGCCCTGAGTCGCAACTACCAAGCGCAGTGGTTTTATGGCAACCGGAGGGGTGAAGCGGTGTGCAACCTGTCATTACACTGCCCAGCAGTATTAACAGTAAAACCTTCTTCATTTCATATCCCTTTTGAAATTATTTATTGAAGCCAGTTATTAACCCGTTGTTTTTATAGCTATAAAGAGTGTACTGCTATCGACAGGCTGAAACAGCACCTGAATTTTGTAGGTGAGCCAATTCTGGCAAACAAAAAACCCGCCAGGCGGCGGGTTTGAAGCAAGTGATTACTTACTCTTTTTAATGTGTTTAATCAGGCGCTTACGTTTACGCATCTGGTTCGGGGTCAGGGTGTTACGTTTTTCAGCAAACGGGTTTTCCCCTTCTTTGAACTGAATACGGATTGGCGTACCCATCACATCCAGCGATTTGCGGAAATAGTTCATCAAATAGCGTTTGTAAGAATCCGGCAAATCTTTTACCTGATTGCCGTGGATCACCACAATCGGCGGGTTATAACCACCAGCGTGGGCATATTTCAGCTTCACGCGACGACCACGCACCAGCGGCGGCTGATGATCTTCCGCCGCCATGTTCATGATGCGGGTCAGCAATGCGGTACTGACACGGCGGGTGGAGCTGTCATAAGCTTCGCGAACGGATTCAAACAGGTTGCCAACGCCGCTGCCGTGCAGCGCAGAAATAAAGTGAACGCGGGCGAAATCAATAAAGCCCAGGCGGTAATCCAGCGTCTCTTTCACCTGCTCTTTCACTTCCTGGCTCAGACCGTCCCATTTATTGACGACGATAACCAGCGAGCGACCGCTGTTAAGAATAAAGCCGAGCAGCGATAAATCCTGATCGGAGATACCTTCACGGGCATCAATAACCAGCAGCACGACGTTTGCGTCTTCAATAGCCTGCAGCGTTTTGATAACTGAGAACTTTTCTACCACATCGGTGATTTTGCCGCGTTTACGCACACCAGCGGTGTCGATAAGTACGTACTCACGCTCATCGCGCTGCATTGGAATGTAGATGCTGTCGCGCGTGGTGCCCGGCATGTCATACACCACCACACGCTCTTCACCGAGAATGCGGTTAGTCAGTGTGGACTTACCGACGTTCGGACGACCGACAATAGCCAGTTTGATCGGCAGATCCTGCGGATTGAAATCGTCTTCCGGCTCTTCTTTCTCGCCGTTTTCGTTAGCTTCGAACTGCGCCCAGTATTCGGCGTCTTCATCCACCTCTTCCGGCGGGTTGAGTTCGTCCATCCACGGCATCAGCACATGTTCAAGCAAGCTGGTCACACCGCGCCCGTGGGAGGCGGCGATAGCGTGGATTTCACCCAGACCGAGGGAGTAAAAATCGGCCGTTGCCTGATCCGGATCCAGACCGTCGGTTTTGTTCGCCACCAGGAAGGTCGGTTTTTCGCGTGAACGCAGGTGTTTGGCAATGGCCGAATCGGCAGGCATCAGCCCCGCGCGCGCATCGACCATAAACAGCACGACATCAGCTTCTTCAATCGCCAGCAGCGACTGTTCCGCCATGCGCGTTTCCACGCCGTCTTCGGTGCCATCGATACCGCCGGTATCGATACAGATAAATTCGCGGCCTTCAACTTCAGCACGACCGTACTTACGGTCACGAGTCAGACCCGGGAAATCCGCCACCAGCGCATCACGGGTGCGTGTTAAACGGTTAAATAGCGTGGATTTTCCAACGTTAGGGCGCCCGACAAGCGCGACCACAGGTACCATGTTTAAAGCCTCATTACAGAAAATTCATTAGCAAAACGTCGCGGATTGCGCGCCGTTTTAAAAACAGGAAAACGGCTCCTGCAACAGGAGCCGTCTTCAGGAACGACAAACCCGACGCGCTTAGCGCGAAAGGGCGTACACTGTGCCGTCTTTCGCCTGGATCAGCAGTTTGCCCCCGGCAACCACCGGCTCGGTCAGGAAACCGGAGCTGTCGACTTTCTGCTGCGCGACAAAGCGCCCGTCTTCGACGTTAATCCAGTGCACGTAGCCTTCGCTATCGCCTGTCACAATGTAACCATTATACAACGCCGGAGCGGTAAGGTTACGGTGCAGCAGGTCACTTTGCGTCCACAGGGTTACGCCACCGTCGGTAGTCAGCGCCAGAATACGATCGCTCTGGTCGATCATATAGATGCGGTTACCATCAACCACGAAATCGCTCACTGAGCCCAGCTCGCGTTTCCACATAATCTGGCCGCTACGCAAATCGAGCGCGGTCATGTTGCCGTTATAGGCCAGCGCGTAAACCACGTTGCCAACAACAACCGGCGTGGTATCGACATCGCTCAGACGATCGATCTCTGTCGGGCCATTAGCCTGGGAGATGCGCTGCTGCCAAATCATCTGGCCCTGCTGCATCAATACCGCGCTTACGCGACCGTTATCACCGCCGACAATGGCAGCGCCAAAGGCGGTAGTCGGAGCGGATTCACCGCGCAGAGAAAGCGCAGGCATATCGAGGTTGACGGTCCATTTGGTTGCGCCATCGCTTTCGTTCAGCGCCTGCAACTGACCGTTGCTGGTGTGGATCAGCACTAAACCGTCGCTCACTACCGGGCGAGAAAGCGCTTCGCCAGCGACTTTCGTTTTCCACGCCTGCGAACCATCGCTGGTGTTCAGTGCGTAAACCTGCGCTTTTTCGCTGCCCACATAAACATGGCCACCGGAAACGGTCACACCGCCAGAAAGCAGTGCAGCGCGAGTAGAGAACCAGCCATCTTTTTCAGCCAGGTTAACCGACCAAATTTCATGCCCATCTTCAATGCTAACCGCTTTCACCACACCGTGACGATCGGCGGCGTAAAC is a window of Enterobacter sp. R4-368 DNA encoding:
- a CDS encoding cell envelope integrity TolA C-terminal domain-containing protein — its product is MKKVLLLILLGSVMTGCTPLHPSGCHKTTALGSCDSGRFTDQDEYGKQARAIKNAIESRLADRSEWKGKKCRLHLEFAYDGKLNNIETREGNRAYCAALKTAAQRATFPAFPSQRVYQAFESSRFVMVGE
- the der gene encoding ribosome biogenesis GTPase Der; translated protein: MVPVVALVGRPNVGKSTLFNRLTRTRDALVADFPGLTRDRKYGRAEVEGREFICIDTGGIDGTEDGVETRMAEQSLLAIEEADVVLFMVDARAGLMPADSAIAKHLRSREKPTFLVANKTDGLDPDQATADFYSLGLGEIHAIAASHGRGVTSLLEHVLMPWMDELNPPEEVDEDAEYWAQFEANENGEKEEPEDDFNPQDLPIKLAIVGRPNVGKSTLTNRILGEERVVVYDMPGTTRDSIYIPMQRDEREYVLIDTAGVRKRGKITDVVEKFSVIKTLQAIEDANVVLLVIDAREGISDQDLSLLGFILNSGRSLVIVVNKWDGLSQEVKEQVKETLDYRLGFIDFARVHFISALHGSGVGNLFESVREAYDSSTRRVSTALLTRIMNMAAEDHQPPLVRGRRVKLKYAHAGGYNPPIVVIHGNQVKDLPDSYKRYLMNYFRKSLDVMGTPIRIQFKEGENPFAEKRNTLTPNQMRKRKRLIKHIKKSK
- the bamB gene encoding outer membrane protein assembly factor BamB, which gives rise to MQLRKLLLPGLLSVTLLSGCSLFNSEEDVVKMSPLPVVENQFTPTTSWSTSVGNGIGDFYSNLHPAFADGVVYAADRHGVVKAVSIEDGHEIWSVNLAEKDGWFSTRAALLSGGVTVSGGHVYVGSEKAQVYALNTSDGSQAWKTKVAGEALSRPVVSDGLVLIHTSNGQLQALNESDGATKWTVNLDMPALSLRGESAPTTAFGAAIVGGDNGRVSAVLMQQGQMIWQQRISQANGPTEIDRLSDVDTTPVVVGNVVYALAYNGNMTALDLRSGQIMWKRELGSVSDFVVDGNRIYMIDQSDRILALTTDGGVTLWTQSDLLHRNLTAPALYNGYIVTGDSEGYVHWINVEDGRFVAQQKVDSSGFLTEPVVAGGKLLIQAKDGTVYALSR